One Trichormus variabilis 0441 genomic window, ATTATTCATACTGACGCACCCTTGTATATTTTTTATTTTTTGTGTGTAGCCCGTAAATATTTGGCAGAGAGAGAGTAATAATTCTCACTTATTTGAAGTTGCTGGCAGAGAAGAATGATAGTTATGATAATTTTTCATTGATTTAAATAAAGAATACGTAAAAATACGGTCGTTAATCTTCAGTTAACCTAAATTTATATTTACCTTAACTTTTGACCAATAAATTCTCGGATGTACCTGTAATTGACAGTCAACTCAATTTCATCTGAAAACTTCCGACTAATTTAGTCTACTCAGCAATGAGTAATAAAACTCCGCCAGCCTTCATTTCAGGCTTGTGGGGAAGTTTTCGTGCTACGAATTTGTGGCACAACATCAACAAATCAGGCATTAGTTATTATATCCAAACCATGACTATCCAAAAGCTTATCGCCATAATAGCTCCATCTTTTATTCTGTTAGGAGCAATGTTGGCTCCAGCAGAAGCAACTACCCTCAAACCGATAGGTACTTATAGTACAGGTCTATTTGAGCAGGGTGGTGCAGAAATTCCAGCTTATGATCCTGTAAGTCAAAGGCTATTTGTGGTTAATGGGGGGACTAGTAGTATTGATGTCATCAGTATTAGTGATCCGACTAAACCCTCATTCTTGTTTAATATCGGTATTCAAGACTACGGTAGAGGGGTTAATAGCGTCGCTTTTAAGAATGGCTTACTGGCCGCAGCTATTGAAGATTTCACGCCCCAAAATCCGGGTAAAGCTGTATTTTTTGATGTTAATGGCAACTTAATCAATTCTGTAAATGTTGGAGCATTGCCAGATATGCTCACTTTTACACCAGATGGCAAACGTGTCTTAGTAGCCAATGAAGGTGAACCGAATACCAACTATACAGTTGATCCAGAAGGCTCAGTTAGCATTATTAATATAGCTGACTTTAGTGTCATCCATGCTGGTTTTAGTCAATTCAACAGTCAAATCGATCAGTTACGGGCAGGTGGAGTAAGAATTTTTGGCCCTAACGCTACTGTTGCTCAGGATTTAGAGCCAGAGTATATAACCGTTTCCCCTGATTCTACTAAGGCTTGGATATCGTTGCAAGAAAATAATGCGATCGCCACCTTAGACCTGATTACAAATGAGATTACCAATATCAACCCTTTGGGCTTTAAGGATCATAGCCTGCCAGGGAATGGTTTTGATGCTAGCGATCGCGATAATGCTATTAATATCTCTAATTGGCCTGTCTTGGGAATGTATCAACCCGATGGCATAGCTTCCTATACAGTGAATGGCAAGACTTATATTGTCACCGCTAATGAAGGTGATGCCAGGGATTACGCTGGTTTCAGTGAAGTAGTGCGCCTGGGTAGTAATCAGTATCTGCTTGATCCTACAGTGTTTCCGAATGCTAGTGTTTTAAAAAACACTGCTAATTTAGGTCGTCTCAATGTCACTAGAACTTTAGGCGATGAAAACAAAAATGGTTCGTTTGAAAAGATTTACTCCTATGGTGCGCGTTCTTTCTCTATTTGGGAATCGGATCAGACTACGGGTAAGTTAAAGTTAGTGTTTGATAGTGGCGACCAATTTGAACAAATTATTGCCCAACGTCTACCCGCGTTTTTCAACTCAAATAATACTGAGAATAGTTTTGATACCCGTAGCGATGACAAAGGGCCAGAACCAGAAGACGTAAAGATTGCCAAAATTAACGGTCGCTTTTACGCCTTTGTTGGCTTGGAACGGGTGGGAGGTGTGATGGTATATGACATTACTAACCCAGCCAAACCTGTTTTTGTAGACTATGCTAACAATCGTGATTTTACAGTTCCTTTACAAAATCCAGGTGGTAAGACTAACCCATTAGCCGGAGATTTAGGCCCAGAAGGCTTACTATTTATCTCAGCTGCTGATAGTCCCAATCAGAAGCCTTTGTTAATTACCGCCAATGAGATCAGTGGAACAACTACCATCTACTCTCTGGATATAGAAACAGTCCCTGAACCCGGAACTATGCTTGCTTTAGGTGCTGTTGTTTCAACTACCATCCTGAGAGTAAAGCGCAAACGCTAAGTTATACCAATTAGCAATTCGGAAAGTAAGTATCTGTAGGGTGGGCAATGCCCACCAAAACCCGGATATGGTGGGCATTGCTACATATAATTCACCAATCAAATAGTAGTCCTATATTCTCTTTTCTATATACTGACCTATCATTAATTGCTCACCAGCACGAGAAATAATAGTTTGTCTGGTGCGATATTTGCTACCAATTAACTTTAATTCTTCCTCAAATACTGAACCATTGTATTCGGTTCGCAAATATAAGGTTTTGGGGTTAGGAAAATTATACTGGGCTGTGACTGGTTTAGATGTGGCAAAACCGCGATCGCGGTACAAGGTGTTTCCTAAAGCACCAAATAGTGTGGAACCTTGAGACTCACTCCTGTTTTTTAGAACATCTGTACTGCACCATGTCACCTCTGCACCACAGATCAAAAAAACTGACTCAGCTAATTCATGTATCTGAGCCAGTTCTTGTAATTCATCGCAACCTTGTTCCAAAAATCGGATAGTAATCATACTCACCATCTCCTTGGTTTCACCGTCAGGGAGAGTATAATAACGCCTTTGCGAACGCCACTGACCAACCGACTCTTGAAAAAACTCGATGATTTGGGATTCATCAACGGTGTGTGCAAGTTTTGACAGCGATTTCACTCGTGATTGTCCTCACCTAAAAGGCAGAAATAATTGATTTTGTCTATATAATATATCGTAGCTAAAAGCAATTTATGTTCAGAAAATTTAATATATTACCGAAATCTTTCAGAATTGCCTATAACATTGCTAGTGTTTTTGCTAATATTTGTGTATATTTAGTAAAGCTAAATATTTGCACCTGATATTTTTTAGGGAAAAAAGTTAGAGACTAATTTTAGTTTCTTAAAGTTCCCTAACGGAAATAACTTTCATACCGATATAAAAAATTCATACACCTTACATAGCCAAATCAAATATCAAACACAATCCTGCAATTGCGTAAATAGAGTAGTAGCTAAATCTGTTTTGACTTTATCTCGTAAAAGTAGTAACGTTTGACACAAAAAAGTTCTTGGATAAACTTGGTTTATTCTCAATATTATTTTTCAGCCAGCATGATATGTACATGATTGCTAGGTAAAAAAGGCTGTTATTTTAAAAGCTTCCACAAACAAGGAAACAAACCATAAATGATTTTCAACCAAAATCCACAGCAAAAATCATGAAACAGCAAACTTACCCAGCGACAAGCCAGTTAATAAATACAAAATTACAATTTAGCGGTGAAATATCTGCCCACAGACAGATATTTCCTGACTGGCAATGTGCAAAACATAGCTTATTTGTTGCTTGTTTGTTGAGTGTGGGTGTACTAACAGCAAGTTGCGGTTCTTTACCCAAAGAAACAGCCGAAGCCCAATCTCAGCAACGTAGAGGTGGAGAACGAGGTGGGGTAGCACCTGTAGATGTGGCGATCGCCCGTAGAGAGAGGCTAGAGACACAACCAGAGTATACAGGTACAACCACACCATTTAGAACAATATCGTTGCGATCGCAGGTAGAAGCCAGACTCTTAGCTTTGAACTTAGATGTAGGTGACACAGTTAGACGAGGGCAGAACGTCGGACAACTAGATGACATCATATTATCCACAGACCTCAAGCAAGCAGAAGCCGAACTCGCAGCTTTGGAATCAGAAGTAGCTAGAGCGACAACCCAGGTAAGTAATGCCCGCACCCAAGTGGAACGGGCAAGACTCGAAGTAGTACAGGCTGAAGCAGATGCCCAACGTCAAGAGAGATTATTTAAAGAAGGAGCTATATCCGAGCAAGCCGCCGAGCAAGCACGGACACAAGCAAAAACAGCTACTCAAGCACTCCGCGCAGCTACTGAGCAAGTCCGAACCGAAGAACAAGCAGTTGCGGCTGCCAAAGGTAGAGTATTTGCCCAAAAAGCCGTAGTTGCCCAAACAAAAGAACGCCGCTCATATACACGCCTCACATCCCCCCTTAATGGTGTGATCACCGAGAGAGTCACAGAGCCAGGTAATCTCTTACAAGCTGGAGGAGAAGTTTTAAAAATTGCTGACTTGAGCCAAATTAAAGTAGTAGTGCAAGTCTCCGAATTAGAACTAGGACAAATTCAAGTCGGACAATCTGTACAAGTACGCTTAGATGCCTTCCCAGACCGAGAAATCACTGGTAGAGTCACCCGTATTTCCCCCACCGCCGATGCTACAGCTCGTTTAATACCAGTAGAAGTAGTAATTCCTAATAGTCAAGGCAATATTGGTAGTGGATTGCTAGCAAGAGTTAACTTTGCCAGTCAAACTCCAGAACGAGTGGTAGTCTCACAAACAGCCATTCAAAGGGAAGGCAGAAACCAGCAATCCGCCCCAAAAACCCCAAGACAATCACAAAATCAAAACGGCACACTGTACGTAGTTACGGATAGCCAAGGCAAGCCAACTGTCACAGCCCGTACAGTCACTTTAGGAAAAAGTGCTGATGGCAAAGTAGAAATTTTATCTGGCTTACAACCTGGAGAGCAATACGTCGCACGTAGTGGTAGACCCTTAAAAGATGGGGAAAATGTACGTCTTTCAATTCTTTCAGAGCGAAACCCTGCGAGGAATTAAAAATTCAAAGTAAAGATTTAGGTTGGGAATTTTTAATTTTGCGGAAAGTTGCGGTGCAGGGGTTCCCCCCGTTGAGCAAACTTTCCAAGACGAATTTTGAATTGGAGCGCAGCGACTCATGCAGCAAGTAAATAAAAGTGGCGGATTTAGTATTAGTACCGTATCAATTCGCCAACATATCGGTACACTCATGCTCACCTTAGCAGTTATGGTGCTGGGTGTATTTTTCATTATCAATTTGCCCGTAGATTTATTACCCTCAATTACCTATCCCCGCATTGGTGTACGCATAGAAGCACCTGGAGTTTCCCCGGAGGTAGCAATTGATGAAGTGACTAGACCTTTGGAAGAAGCCTTCTCGGCAACAGAAGGTGTGGTACAGATTTTTTCTCAAACTCGTGAGGGACAAGTCAGTTTGGATTTGTTCTTTCAACCAGGAGGTAATATTGACCAAGCTCTCAATGATGCTACTGCGGCTTTCAACAGAGCGAGAAAC contains:
- a CDS encoding choice-of-anchor I family protein, which encodes MSNKTPPAFISGLWGSFRATNLWHNINKSGISYYIQTMTIQKLIAIIAPSFILLGAMLAPAEATTLKPIGTYSTGLFEQGGAEIPAYDPVSQRLFVVNGGTSSIDVISISDPTKPSFLFNIGIQDYGRGVNSVAFKNGLLAAAIEDFTPQNPGKAVFFDVNGNLINSVNVGALPDMLTFTPDGKRVLVANEGEPNTNYTVDPEGSVSIINIADFSVIHAGFSQFNSQIDQLRAGGVRIFGPNATVAQDLEPEYITVSPDSTKAWISLQENNAIATLDLITNEITNINPLGFKDHSLPGNGFDASDRDNAINISNWPVLGMYQPDGIASYTVNGKTYIVTANEGDARDYAGFSEVVRLGSNQYLLDPTVFPNASVLKNTANLGRLNVTRTLGDENKNGSFEKIYSYGARSFSIWESDQTTGKLKLVFDSGDQFEQIIAQRLPAFFNSNNTENSFDTRSDDKGPEPEDVKIAKINGRFYAFVGLERVGGVMVYDITNPAKPVFVDYANNRDFTVPLQNPGGKTNPLAGDLGPEGLLFISAADSPNQKPLLITANEISGTTTIYSLDIETVPEPGTMLALGAVVSTTILRVKRKR
- a CDS encoding phycobiliprotein lyase, with the protein product MKSLSKLAHTVDESQIIEFFQESVGQWRSQRRYYTLPDGETKEMVSMITIRFLEQGCDELQELAQIHELAESVFLICGAEVTWCSTDVLKNRSESQGSTLFGALGNTLYRDRGFATSKPVTAQYNFPNPKTLYLRTEYNGSVFEEELKLIGSKYRTRQTIISRAGEQLMIGQYIEKRI
- a CDS encoding efflux RND transporter periplasmic adaptor subunit, with amino-acid sequence MKQQTYPATSQLINTKLQFSGEISAHRQIFPDWQCAKHSLFVACLLSVGVLTASCGSLPKETAEAQSQQRRGGERGGVAPVDVAIARRERLETQPEYTGTTTPFRTISLRSQVEARLLALNLDVGDTVRRGQNVGQLDDIILSTDLKQAEAELAALESEVARATTQVSNARTQVERARLEVVQAEADAQRQERLFKEGAISEQAAEQARTQAKTATQALRAATEQVRTEEQAVAAAKGRVFAQKAVVAQTKERRSYTRLTSPLNGVITERVTEPGNLLQAGGEVLKIADLSQIKVVVQVSELELGQIQVGQSVQVRLDAFPDREITGRVTRISPTADATARLIPVEVVIPNSQGNIGSGLLARVNFASQTPERVVVSQTAIQREGRNQQSAPKTPRQSQNQNGTLYVVTDSQGKPTVTARTVTLGKSADGKVEILSGLQPGEQYVARSGRPLKDGENVRLSILSERNPARN